Proteins encoded together in one Lathyrus oleraceus cultivar Zhongwan6 chromosome 5, CAAS_Psat_ZW6_1.0, whole genome shotgun sequence window:
- the LOC127087416 gene encoding diphthamide biosynthesis protein 3 — translation MSYDDVEIEDMEWNEELQSYTYPCPCGDLFQITKEDLKLGEEIAGCPSCSLYITVIYNMEDFLGDSDQNRTNKGLQPSKQAVTVA, via the coding sequence ATGTCGTACGATGATGTAGAAATCGAAGACATGGAGTGGAACGAGGAGTTGCAGTCATACACGTATCCTTGTCCATGTGGGGATTTGTTCCAGATCACAAAGGAAGATCTCAAGCTTGGCGAGGAGATTGCTGGCTGCCCTAGTTGCTCCCTCTACATCACTGTTATCTACAACATGGAAGATTTTCTTGGCGATTCTGATCAAAATAGAACAAACAAGGGTCTTCAGCCCTCCAAACAAGCTGTCACCGTTGCTTGA
- the LOC127085889 gene encoding probable 3-beta-hydroxysteroid-Delta(8),Delta(7)-isomerase — protein MSFSAIIWKEYSKGDSRYIGRDAGVVTVEGLIAVLEGSTSFLAVYAITTGKSYSYILQFAISLGQLYGTAVYYITTILEGDNFSTNSFYYYAYYIGANFSWIIIPSIISIRCWRKISVAFQVQSQTKKHKSR, from the exons ATGAGTTTTTCTGCTATAATATGGAAGGAATATAGCAAAGGAGATTCAAGGTATATAGGAAGGGATGCAGGAGTAGTAACGGTTGAAGGACTAATAGCAGTTTTGGAGGGTTCAACTAGTTTTCTGGCTGT ATACGCAATAACTACCGGTAAATCATACAGCTACATACTTCAATTTGCGATTTCTTTGGGTCAGCTATATGGAACTGCTGTATATTACATAACAACAATTTTGGAAGGCGATAATTTTTCTACAAATTCATTTTACTACTATGCATACTACATTGGAGCAAATTTCTCTTGGATTATAATACCCTCGATCATTTCCATCCGCTGCTGGAGGAAGATTTCTGTTGCGTTTCAAGTTCAAAGCCAGACAAAAAAGCATAAAAGTCGTTGA
- the LOC127087415 gene encoding probable 3-beta-hydroxysteroid-Delta(8),Delta(7)-isomerase — translation MAGSQASHPHPYVPRDLHLPGYVPCFLSQSNILSVFASFTVILFSLTWIFSGRLKKTKVDRLLIFWWAFTGLTHIVLEGYFVFAPEFFKDNTGFYLAEVWKEYSKGDSRYVGRDAGVVTVEGLTAVLEGPASLLAVYAITTGKSYSYILQFAISLGQLYGTAVYYITAILEGDNFSTNSFYYYAYYIGANFSWIVIPSIISIRCWRKISAAFQVQSQTKKHKSR, via the exons ATGGCGGGATCTCAAGCGTCACATCCTCATCCCTACGTTCCACGAGACTTGCATCTTCCTGGCTACGTTCCATGCTTCCTCTCTCAATCCAACATTCTCTCCGTCTTTGCATCCTTCACTGTCATCCTCTTTTCTCTCACATGGATCTTCTCAG GACGCCTCAAGAAAACAAAAGTCGATAGGCTGCTAATTTTCTGGTGGGCATTCACTGGTCTCACACACATAGTTCTTGAGGGTTATTTTGTCTTCGCACCAGAGTTTTTCAAGGATAACACCGGATTCTACCTTGCTGAAGTTT GGAAGGAATATAGCAAAGGAGATTCAAGGTATGTAGGAAGGGATGCAGGAGTAGTAACGGTTGAAGGACTAACAGCAGTTTTGGAGGGTCCAGCTAGTCTTCTGGCTGT ATACGCAATAACTACCGGTAAATCATACAGCTACATACTTCAATTTGCGATTTCTTTGGGTCAGCTATATGGAACTGCTGTATATTACATAACAGCAATTTTGGAAGGCGATAATTTTTCTACAAATTCATTTTACTACTATGCATACTACATTGGAGCAAATTTCTCTTGGATTGTAATACCCTCGATCATTTCCATCCGCTGCTGGAGGAAGATTTCTGCTGCGTTTCAAGTTCAAAGCCAGACAAAAAAGCATAAAAGTCGTTGA